One part of the Tunicatimonas pelagia genome encodes these proteins:
- a CDS encoding class I SAM-dependent methyltransferase has protein sequence MELKSPITGCDNISWLRDIETSYIEEQYSKKFNIDVSFLFRKIKKISIYRDNDTGYRFYYPFNVSGDSKFYEELQRFEWYYMPWKWEHEKCVELIQDGERVLEIGCANGEFMDVLQQKRNVETTGLELNEVAVAAGRKKGRNILCQAVQDHAEDFVGYYDVVCSFQVLEHIAQVRSFIEANVQCLKKGGKLIFGVPNNDSFAKYDWKNDLLNMPPHHMGLWNRATFEGIADVFNIQLISLIFEPLQSYHLDWYMSILEKRYLTNSLLKKMYYHSRLKRPLKSVIRHNSNNIKGHSILAIFSI, from the coding sequence ATGGAATTGAAAAGTCCGATAACGGGATGTGATAATATAAGCTGGTTAAGAGATATAGAGACTTCATACATAGAGGAGCAGTACAGTAAAAAATTCAATATAGATGTATCTTTTTTATTTAGAAAAATAAAAAAGATATCAATCTATCGGGATAACGATACTGGCTACCGTTTCTACTATCCATTCAACGTTTCTGGTGATAGCAAATTTTATGAAGAACTACAGCGGTTTGAATGGTATTATATGCCTTGGAAGTGGGAGCATGAGAAATGTGTTGAGTTGATCCAAGATGGCGAAAGGGTGTTGGAAATAGGTTGTGCTAATGGAGAATTTATGGATGTGCTGCAGCAAAAAAGAAACGTAGAGACTACTGGCTTAGAGCTAAATGAAGTTGCCGTAGCAGCAGGAAGGAAAAAAGGAAGAAATATACTCTGTCAGGCAGTTCAGGATCATGCTGAAGATTTTGTGGGTTACTACGACGTGGTTTGCTCTTTTCAAGTGCTAGAGCATATTGCACAAGTTCGCTCGTTTATTGAAGCTAATGTTCAATGCTTGAAAAAAGGAGGAAAGCTCATATTTGGCGTTCCAAACAACGATTCTTTCGCTAAATACGATTGGAAAAATGATCTGCTCAATATGCCGCCTCATCACATGGGTTTATGGAATAGAGCCACTTTTGAGGGCATCGCTGATGTTTTCAACATCCAATTAATATCCCTAATATTTGAACCTTTACAATCATACCACTTAGATTGGTATATGTCCATTCTTGAAAAAAGATATTTGACTAATTCTCTGCTAAAAAAAATGTATTATCATTCGCGATTAAAAAGGCCATTAAAGAGCGTGATTCGCCATAATAGCAATAATATTAAAGGGCATTCTATTTTAGCAATTTTTTCCATTTGA
- a CDS encoding glycosyltransferase family 2 protein — translation MKPRDNTLAPVVLFVYNRPDHTLRTLEALSLNELAKDSVLYIYADGPKTNSDEKILARIAETREVLYQKKWCKEVHIREAKENKGLADSIVGGVTEVINKYGKVIVLEDDIVTSPGFLKYMNDGLNIYESYEEVMHISGYFPPVSSFHELPETFFYNQTSCWGWGTWDKSWKFFNNNAKALLHQVLDNNLEYQFNIDNAYQFTYQLEANIKGELKTWAVKWHASVFLQDGLCLHPNQSLVRNIGFDGTGVHCGDSPAYRQQSVANYIQVHKQPLVESALARKKVKKYLAPKISLRKNFKKKIKRLLWN, via the coding sequence ATGAAACCAAGAGATAATACCTTAGCCCCTGTTGTTCTGTTCGTTTATAACCGTCCGGATCATACCCTAAGAACGCTAGAAGCTCTATCTCTAAATGAGTTGGCTAAAGATTCAGTACTCTATATATATGCTGATGGCCCAAAAACTAATTCCGACGAAAAGATATTAGCAAGAATTGCCGAAACCCGAGAAGTGCTATACCAGAAGAAATGGTGTAAAGAAGTACATATCAGAGAGGCTAAAGAAAATAAAGGACTAGCTGATTCTATCGTAGGAGGAGTAACTGAAGTAATAAATAAGTACGGTAAAGTAATTGTGCTGGAGGATGACATTGTAACGTCACCCGGATTTCTTAAGTATATGAATGACGGCTTGAATATTTACGAAAGCTACGAGGAAGTTATGCATATATCAGGCTATTTTCCCCCTGTTTCCAGCTTTCACGAACTTCCTGAGACATTTTTCTATAATCAAACTTCATGTTGGGGTTGGGGAACGTGGGATAAAAGTTGGAAGTTCTTTAATAATAATGCGAAGGCGCTTCTGCATCAAGTATTAGACAACAATCTTGAGTACCAGTTTAATATTGATAATGCTTATCAGTTTACGTACCAGTTAGAAGCTAACATAAAAGGAGAGTTAAAAACGTGGGCAGTTAAGTGGCATGCTAGTGTCTTTCTACAAGATGGTCTATGTCTACACCCTAACCAATCTCTAGTTAGAAATATCGGGTTCGACGGAACTGGGGTACATTGTGGTGATTCACCTGCTTATCGGCAACAGAGCGTAGCTAACTACATACAGGTTCATAAGCAGCCACTCGTAGAATCTGCTTTAGCTAGAAAAAAAGTTAAAAAATACCTAGCTCCAAAGATAAGTTTGAGAAAAAACTTTAAGAAGAAAATAAAGCGCCTTTTATGGAATTGA
- a CDS encoding glycosyltransferase, which produces MKDITVIICTYNRADILGDCLQSLVEQTCEPSHFEVLIVDNNSTDGTSQVAEHYTNQYPHFRWVREELQGLSHARNRGYNEATTPWVSYVDDDAKAHSNYVERALWTTRNFDFDCFGGTYYAWYKYGKPAWLPKNYGTKALDRRTVGITKDGYASGGVIIFKKSVLETLGGFPTHLGMKGNKISYGEETYLQVQMRKQGYTIGFDPELKIDHLVAKYKLKLWWHIQSQFRQGVISWETFDYSLENKKLTHMAKKAFFTLRDGIKLHTSQLLRPNYNWQHWIMDVVNPFAKDLGRLWGAYKLKRKH; this is translated from the coding sequence ATGAAAGATATTACCGTTATCATCTGTACGTATAACCGAGCCGATATTTTAGGTGACTGTTTACAATCGTTAGTGGAACAAACCTGTGAACCATCGCATTTTGAAGTGCTGATTGTGGATAACAATTCTACTGATGGAACTTCTCAAGTTGCCGAACACTACACTAACCAATACCCTCACTTCCGGTGGGTGAGAGAAGAACTACAGGGATTGAGCCATGCTCGCAACCGGGGTTATAATGAAGCTACTACGCCTTGGGTTAGCTATGTAGATGACGATGCTAAAGCTCATTCTAATTATGTAGAAAGAGCACTATGGACTACACGAAACTTTGATTTTGACTGTTTTGGAGGTACTTACTATGCTTGGTATAAATACGGTAAACCTGCGTGGTTACCCAAAAACTATGGTACTAAAGCTCTAGACCGGAGAACGGTGGGTATCACGAAAGATGGCTATGCTTCAGGCGGAGTAATCATATTCAAAAAATCAGTATTAGAAACCCTAGGGGGATTTCCAACGCATCTTGGAATGAAAGGTAATAAAATTTCTTACGGCGAGGAAACTTACCTTCAGGTTCAAATGAGAAAACAAGGGTATACGATAGGTTTTGACCCAGAACTAAAAATCGACCATTTGGTAGCTAAGTATAAGTTAAAACTATGGTGGCATATACAATCGCAGTTTCGCCAGGGTGTAATCAGTTGGGAAACATTTGACTATTCCTTAGAAAATAAAAAGCTAACCCATATGGCAAAAAAAGCTTTTTTTACACTGCGGGATGGTATAAAACTTCACACTTCTCAGCTACTACGTCCCAACTATAATTGGCAACATTGGATAATGGATGTCGTCAATCCCTTTGCCAAGGATTTGGGACGACTATGGGGAGCATACAAACTGAAAAGGAAGCATTAG
- a CDS encoding glycosyltransferase produces the protein MNTFPLVSVVMPVYNTAPFLRQAIDSILRQTYINFEFIIVDDASTDDSLDIIRSYRDTRIYLISNEVNQGISKTRNLGMQQAKGKYIAVFDSDDIAFSTRLEKQVEYLEKHDDFGLVGGEVLPIDSCGNVIGPTWKYPARPEEIPVLLLFRNYFAQAAVMLRVNSLPASLYDPTFITAGDYELWTRIARKVKVWNIPSPVLKYRVHQSSITRRHDKQSSTKSIVKIIKNQLSYLQMNLSEEELELMKLMSTNSYDSNLTVLRKAFKEDIQLLNQQIRVLEKVKKANNHRKVYDLHACDDIIESKKVDIIKIYIDEVFTKSYKRCLCNLVPFCRSPHKLYRYIGMRRSIRIVAKCLLGSVLKFGTK, from the coding sequence ATGAATACTTTTCCTTTAGTCAGTGTAGTGATGCCAGTTTATAATACAGCTCCTTTTCTCAGACAAGCCATTGACAGTATCCTTCGGCAAACTTATATTAATTTTGAGTTTATCATCGTGGACGATGCTTCAACTGATGATTCACTAGATATTATTCGCTCTTACCGAGATACACGTATTTATTTGATCAGCAATGAGGTGAATCAGGGAATCAGTAAAACTCGTAATTTGGGTATGCAACAAGCAAAAGGTAAATATATTGCAGTTTTCGATAGTGATGACATTGCCTTTTCTACTCGTTTAGAAAAGCAAGTTGAATATTTAGAGAAACATGATGATTTCGGACTGGTCGGGGGCGAGGTACTACCTATCGATAGTTGTGGTAACGTTATTGGACCGACATGGAAGTATCCAGCAAGACCAGAAGAAATTCCTGTTTTATTATTATTTAGAAACTATTTCGCTCAAGCGGCAGTCATGCTACGCGTAAACTCATTACCAGCCTCTTTGTATGATCCAACATTCATTACAGCGGGAGACTACGAGTTATGGACGAGGATTGCTCGGAAAGTAAAAGTATGGAATATTCCATCACCCGTTCTTAAGTATAGAGTTCATCAGAGCAGTATTACTCGTAGACACGACAAACAGAGTTCCACAAAATCAATAGTTAAAATAATCAAGAATCAACTATCTTATTTACAGATGAACTTATCTGAAGAGGAATTAGAACTCATGAAGCTCATGTCCACAAACAGTTATGATTCCAATCTTACGGTTCTCAGAAAAGCGTTCAAAGAAGATATTCAGCTACTAAATCAACAAATCAGAGTATTAGAAAAGGTTAAAAAAGCTAATAATCACCGAAAGGTTTATGATTTGCACGCTTGTGATGATATTATAGAAAGTAAAAAGGTGGATATAATAAAAATATATATAGATGAGGTTTTTACGAAAAGCTATAAAAGGTGTTTATGTAATCTAGTGCCTTTTTGTAGGTCTCCACACAAATTATATCGATATATAGGAATGCGAAGAAGCATAAGGATAGTCGCCAAATGTTTATTGGGTAGCGTACTTAAATTTGGAACTAAATAG
- a CDS encoding alpha-1,2-fucosyltransferase, which translates to MIVVKLKGGLGNQMFQYALARSLSFSMNRAFRLDKSYLDDKTLRHDFTIRNYELNVFNIPTIQWASRADINRAFGRGRSWLECRINTIRQKFFPYCIYQQRFFHFDPEVLHIPSRSYVDGYWQSYKYFQDIAPQIRQDYSFTQPMNNRSQEIAQRIEGCCAVSIHIRRGDYVSNLIANQHHGICSKDYYLKGIELIKRRVENPYFFFFSDDPQWVVQNFTIDEHSEVISHNQGKDAYQDMQLMSQCNHHIIANSTFSWWGAWLNDSLHKIVIAPNQWFTDRSVNTNDLFPKDWLRI; encoded by the coding sequence ATGATTGTCGTAAAATTAAAGGGTGGGCTTGGAAATCAAATGTTTCAATATGCTTTAGCTAGATCTCTTTCATTCAGTATGAACAGAGCTTTCAGATTAGATAAGTCTTATCTAGACGATAAAACTCTAAGGCATGACTTCACAATACGAAATTACGAGCTCAATGTATTCAATATTCCTACTATCCAATGGGCTTCTCGTGCTGACATCAATCGCGCATTTGGTCGTGGTAGAAGTTGGTTAGAATGTAGAATCAATACAATCAGGCAAAAATTTTTTCCTTATTGTATTTATCAACAGAGATTTTTTCACTTTGATCCAGAGGTGTTACATATACCATCACGTAGCTATGTAGATGGTTACTGGCAAAGCTATAAGTACTTTCAAGACATCGCCCCCCAAATCAGGCAAGACTATTCTTTTACTCAACCGATGAATAATAGAAGTCAGGAAATTGCTCAACGTATTGAAGGTTGTTGTGCTGTATCAATACATATCCGGCGGGGTGATTATGTAAGCAATCTGATAGCTAATCAACACCATGGTATTTGTAGCAAAGATTATTACTTGAAAGGAATTGAGTTAATAAAGAGGCGAGTAGAAAATCCTTATTTTTTTTTCTTTTCGGATGATCCGCAATGGGTAGTTCAGAATTTCACTATTGATGAGCATAGCGAAGTCATATCGCACAATCAGGGTAAAGATGCTTATCAGGATATGCAACTTATGAGTCAGTGCAATCATCACATTATTGCAAACAGTACCTTTAGCTGGTGGGGTGCCTGGCTAAACGATAGTTTACACAAAATTGTGATAGCACCTAATCAATGGTTTACGGATAGATCAGTGAATACTAACGATTTGTTTCCGAAAGACTGGCTTAGAATATGA
- a CDS encoding FkbM family methyltransferase: MSKVEDYVNQPIPIKDQLLKVFNREDNIIIFDIGACEGLDSIRYANLFPQAQVYAFEPIPHNISKIKENFIKFEASNIHTVPKALSEQSGTATFYLSSGSPECREDSDWDYGNKSSSLLPPEECGKSVHKWLKFEENIQVETLTINEFAKEHNINQIDFIHLDVQGAELSVLRGAYIFLESIKMIWLEVEDIKLYKDQPLRNDVEQFMANHNFIKVLDTSNSISGDQLYVHKRVANIFINRKRKSGLLQKIKNRLYSSPESNKEGKYVKKTYAQSGEDVIVHHLFKSLGIDYPSYIDIGAHHPFHISNTALFYDNGCRGINIEPDPAKFKLFEKYRSQDVNLNIGIGAIEEKADFYVMSVNTLNTFSKEEAYRLDRETNYKIVDKLTLEVNTVKNIVRKYCNNIFPDFLSLDVEGLDEVILQSIDFTQSKPTVICVETITFAPKEKQNKITSIIDFLTTQGYFIYADTYINSIFIDKDKWH, encoded by the coding sequence ATGTCTAAAGTAGAAGATTATGTCAACCAGCCAATACCCATAAAAGATCAGCTTTTGAAAGTCTTCAATAGAGAAGATAATATTATAATATTTGATATCGGTGCCTGTGAAGGACTGGATAGTATTAGATATGCAAATCTATTTCCACAAGCTCAAGTATATGCTTTTGAACCTATTCCTCACAATATCTCGAAAATAAAGGAGAACTTTATAAAATTTGAAGCATCCAACATTCATACCGTACCTAAGGCGTTAAGTGAACAATCAGGCACCGCGACATTCTACTTATCTTCTGGATCTCCAGAATGTAGGGAGGACTCTGATTGGGATTACGGTAATAAATCTAGTTCACTTCTTCCACCTGAAGAATGCGGTAAAAGCGTGCATAAGTGGTTAAAGTTCGAGGAAAATATCCAGGTAGAGACCCTGACTATTAACGAATTTGCGAAAGAGCACAATATTAATCAGATAGATTTTATTCACTTAGATGTGCAGGGAGCAGAACTTTCTGTTCTGAGGGGTGCCTATATCTTTTTAGAGTCCATAAAAATGATTTGGTTAGAAGTTGAAGATATTAAGCTGTATAAAGATCAGCCTTTGAGAAACGATGTAGAGCAATTCATGGCTAATCACAACTTTATAAAAGTACTTGATACATCTAACTCTATTTCTGGAGATCAATTGTATGTGCATAAGCGTGTTGCAAATATTTTTATTAATCGGAAAAGGAAAAGTGGATTATTACAAAAAATAAAGAATCGGCTTTACTCATCACCAGAGAGTAATAAAGAAGGTAAATATGTAAAAAAGACTTATGCCCAATCTGGGGAAGATGTAATCGTTCATCATCTATTTAAATCCTTAGGCATCGATTATCCGTCCTATATAGACATTGGTGCTCATCATCCATTTCATATCAGTAATACAGCCCTATTTTATGATAATGGATGCCGCGGAATCAACATAGAGCCTGACCCAGCAAAATTTAAGCTATTCGAGAAGTATCGTTCGCAAGATGTCAATCTTAATATAGGTATCGGAGCTATAGAGGAGAAAGCGGACTTTTACGTAATGTCGGTAAATACGTTAAATACGTTTTCAAAAGAAGAAGCCTATCGTTTAGATAGAGAGACAAACTACAAGATAGTGGATAAGCTTACTTTAGAAGTAAACACTGTTAAAAATATCGTCCGGAAGTACTGCAATAATATCTTTCCAGATTTCTTGTCTTTGGATGTAGAAGGGTTAGATGAAGTTATCTTACAATCTATAGACTTTACTCAAAGCAAACCTACTGTAATTTGTGTCGAAACCATCACCTTTGCTCCAAAGGAGAAGCAAAATAAAATCACAAGTATTATAGACTTCCTAACTACGCAAGGGTATTTTATCTATGCCGATACGTATATAAACTCTATTTTTATTGATAAAGATAAATGGCATTGA
- a CDS encoding ABC transporter ATP-binding protein translates to MSDVAISVDNISKRYLIGDTSSGSLRETIADFFSNQGSQKTEEFWALKDISFEVKRGEAIGIIGKNGAGKSTLLKVLSRITEPTTGRIEIDGRVSSLLEVGTGFHPELTGRENVFLNGTILGMSRDEIKAKFDEIVDFSGVEKFLDTPVKRYSSGMTVRLAFAVAAHLEPEILIIDEVLAVGDAEFQSKCLGKMKDVAGQGRTVLFVSHNMGAVKSLCQTGVFLKNGRIELHEDAIRTVDYYLENAVELKGVFSFKIPKINDMTLAYATELTIEDENETVTPVVFTGYPWNIRVKFTIVEKIPAFIIGIGIVTIDNVSVRTTWSNPQDISPGEYEAIFREDMLYFSSGVFKLNLGLSSRERNLQYLNECAYVEFEEQIDKQVALNTKSGILLNPMGISIFQISEA, encoded by the coding sequence ATGAGTGACGTTGCTATATCAGTAGATAACATCTCCAAACGTTATCTTATTGGGGATACCTCCAGTGGAAGCTTACGGGAAACTATAGCCGATTTTTTCTCCAATCAAGGCTCTCAAAAGACTGAAGAGTTCTGGGCGTTGAAAGATATATCTTTTGAGGTAAAGAGGGGAGAAGCTATTGGTATCATTGGCAAAAACGGAGCTGGAAAGAGTACCCTACTAAAAGTGCTTTCCCGTATCACTGAGCCTACTACCGGGCGAATTGAGATAGACGGAAGAGTATCTTCCCTTTTGGAGGTGGGTACTGGTTTTCATCCTGAGCTTACTGGGCGGGAAAACGTCTTTTTAAACGGTACGATCCTAGGTATGTCGCGTGATGAGATTAAAGCTAAATTTGACGAAATTGTAGACTTTAGCGGAGTTGAGAAATTCTTAGATACCCCGGTGAAGCGCTACTCATCTGGAATGACGGTTCGGTTAGCTTTTGCAGTAGCAGCTCATTTAGAACCCGAGATCTTAATTATTGATGAAGTACTTGCCGTGGGTGATGCTGAATTTCAGAGCAAATGCTTGGGTAAAATGAAAGACGTAGCAGGGCAAGGAAGAACTGTGCTATTTGTGAGTCACAATATGGGAGCCGTGAAGAGTCTTTGTCAGACTGGAGTATTTTTGAAAAATGGTCGTATTGAGTTACATGAGGATGCAATCCGAACAGTTGATTACTATTTAGAGAATGCAGTTGAGTTAAAAGGGGTTTTCTCATTTAAGATACCGAAAATTAATGATATGACTTTGGCATATGCCACAGAATTAACAATTGAAGATGAAAATGAAACAGTAACCCCTGTGGTATTTACAGGTTACCCATGGAATATAAGAGTTAAATTTACAATTGTTGAAAAAATACCCGCATTTATCATCGGTATCGGTATTGTAACAATAGACAACGTTTCAGTAAGAACTACATGGTCGAACCCACAAGACATTTCTCCAGGAGAATACGAAGCGATATTTAGAGAAGATATGTTATATTTTTCAAGTGGCGTTTTCAAATTGAATCTTGGTTTATCGAGTAGAGAAAGAAACCTACAATACCTAAATGAGTGTGCTTATGTGGAATTTGAAGAACAGATTGACAAACAGGTAGCTCTCAATACGAAATCGGGAATCCTATTAAATCCAATGGGTATATCAATATTTCAAATCTCAGAAGCCTAA
- a CDS encoding ABC transporter permease, protein MPKTIIDANRSILSLDLGELLKYKDLFYTLSYRDFKVKYAQTFLGFAWAFIQPFMTLVVFALVFSRGLQINTGGIPYTLFASCGLASWTYFSSVMGQAGASIIGAQGMVQKIYFPRLVIPLSKAVVGLIDFGIALLVIVILMLFYQFPPSANLVFLPFFIIMAMIASLGVGIWLSALTIRYRDFQHVIPFLLRFGMFFTPVAYPANLLIKRMPDWAAIIYYLNPVAGIIDGFRWSILGSEPPGMLAYISFGVIILLFTTSLFYFKKVERIIADIV, encoded by the coding sequence ATGCCTAAAACCATTATAGATGCCAATAGAAGCATACTATCACTTGATCTAGGTGAACTACTCAAGTACAAAGATCTCTTCTACACGCTTTCGTATCGGGATTTCAAGGTAAAATACGCCCAAACTTTTTTGGGATTTGCCTGGGCGTTTATCCAGCCGTTTATGACGCTGGTAGTATTTGCACTAGTGTTTAGTCGAGGGTTGCAAATAAATACGGGAGGTATACCGTACACCTTATTTGCATCCTGTGGTTTGGCATCTTGGACCTATTTTTCATCAGTGATGGGTCAAGCTGGTGCCTCCATCATTGGTGCCCAAGGAATGGTACAAAAAATTTATTTTCCTCGATTAGTGATTCCCTTATCAAAGGCAGTTGTTGGACTGATAGACTTTGGTATTGCTCTACTAGTCATTGTTATACTTATGCTATTTTATCAGTTTCCTCCATCGGCTAATTTAGTGTTTCTGCCATTTTTTATTATCATGGCTATGATAGCTTCATTAGGAGTTGGTATATGGCTAAGTGCTCTTACTATTCGGTACCGAGACTTTCAGCACGTTATTCCCTTTCTTCTACGGTTTGGTATGTTTTTTACTCCGGTAGCATACCCCGCTAACTTATTAATTAAGCGAATGCCAGACTGGGCAGCAATAATATATTACCTAAACCCTGTTGCTGGAATCATTGACGGTTTCCGCTGGAGTATTCTAGGTTCAGAGCCACCTGGGATGTTGGCGTATATTTCATTTGGAGTAATAATATTACTGTTTACTACCTCACTTTTTTATTTTAAGAAAGTAGAGCGGATTATTGCCGATATTGTATAA
- a CDS encoding NAD-dependent epimerase: protein MGEKVLITGAAGFIGFHLANRLGKEGYQVVGIDNLNDYYDVKLKKDRLIILQENQPDFTFQKAELEDKSVIDSLFEEHRFDYVINLAAQAGVRYSLQNPYAYTASNVTGFLNILEACRHFPVKHLLYASSSSVYGANTKMPFSVHHNVDHPVSLYAATKKANELMAHTYSHLYGTPTTGLRFFTVYGPYGRPDMALFLFTKAILEDRPIDVYNHGNMKRDFTYVDDIVEGITRLLPNAAQPDPGWNGDEPDSATSFAPYKVYNIGNNHPVKLLDFIEEIEKNLGKKAEKNLMPIQDGDVPATYADVEDLMQDVGFKPKTSIREGIKNFVDWYREYYKV from the coding sequence ATGGGAGAGAAGGTTTTAATTACCGGGGCAGCGGGTTTTATTGGTTTTCACCTAGCGAATAGGTTAGGAAAAGAGGGTTACCAAGTGGTAGGCATCGATAATCTCAATGACTACTATGACGTTAAGTTGAAGAAAGATCGTCTGATAATCTTGCAGGAAAATCAGCCCGATTTTACTTTTCAGAAAGCTGAACTGGAGGACAAATCTGTGATTGACAGCCTGTTTGAAGAACATCGGTTTGATTACGTGATAAACTTAGCAGCCCAGGCGGGAGTACGATATTCACTGCAAAACCCTTACGCCTACACTGCTTCTAATGTGACGGGCTTTTTGAACATTTTAGAGGCGTGCCGACATTTTCCGGTCAAGCATCTACTTTATGCATCATCTAGTTCAGTGTACGGGGCCAATACGAAGATGCCCTTCTCGGTACACCACAACGTAGACCATCCGGTATCGCTATACGCTGCTACCAAGAAGGCCAATGAACTAATGGCGCATACCTACTCTCATCTGTACGGAACTCCTACTACCGGATTGCGGTTCTTTACCGTTTACGGACCCTACGGTCGCCCAGATATGGCTTTGTTCTTATTTACCAAGGCTATTCTAGAAGACCGACCGATTGATGTGTACAATCATGGCAATATGAAACGGGATTTTACTTACGTGGACGATATTGTAGAAGGCATTACTAGACTGCTACCGAATGCAGCCCAGCCTGATCCCGGCTGGAATGGCGATGAACCTGATTCGGCTACTAGCTTTGCTCCTTACAAAGTGTACAACATAGGGAATAATCATCCAGTAAAGCTGTTAGATTTTATAGAGGAAATTGAGAAAAATCTTGGAAAGAAAGCTGAGAAAAACTTGATGCCCATTCAGGATGGAGATGTCCCTGCTACTTACGCTGATGTGGAAGACCTGATGCAAGATGTTGGGTTCAAACCAAAGACCAGTATTCGGGAGGGAATTAAAAATTTTGTAGATTGGTATCGGGAGTATTATAAAGTGTGA
- the tviB gene encoding Vi polysaccharide biosynthesis UDP-N-acetylglucosamine C-6 dehydrogenase TviB, translated as MENVSQVSSIAIIGLGYVGLPLAVEFGKKFSVVGYDINQFRIRELKEGVDTTREVTSEEMDAAEGLWCTDNLEDIRDCNVYIITVPTPIDEYKKPNLIPLYKASESVGEVLKADDWVIYESTVYPGCTEDDCVPILEKVSGLTYNQDFFCGYSPERINPGDKEHRVNTIKKVTSGSTPEVAEQIDQLYASIITAGTHKASSIRVAEAAKVIENAQRDINIAFVNELALIFDRLNIDTKEVLEAAGTKWNFLPFRPGLVGGHCIGVDPFYLTHKAESVGYHPQVILAGRRINDNMGIFVANKLVKLLSQKGSAIRDANVLMLGITFKENCPDIRNSRVIDIIRELQSFGINVEVYDLLADNEEVLHEYGLSLVENLQDTYDGIVIAVGHEAFQEIDWAKYRESGAVIYDVKSFLNKELVDNRL; from the coding sequence ATGGAAAATGTCTCGCAGGTTTCCTCAATAGCAATTATTGGTCTCGGTTACGTTGGGCTTCCATTGGCAGTGGAGTTTGGAAAGAAATTTTCAGTAGTCGGCTACGATATTAATCAGTTCCGTATACGGGAGTTGAAAGAAGGTGTAGATACCACTCGGGAGGTAACTTCTGAGGAGATGGATGCAGCTGAAGGGCTATGGTGTACAGATAACCTGGAGGATATTCGCGATTGTAACGTATATATTATTACCGTTCCTACCCCCATTGACGAATATAAGAAACCAAATCTGATCCCACTTTACAAAGCAAGCGAAAGCGTAGGAGAAGTGTTGAAAGCAGATGATTGGGTTATCTATGAATCTACGGTATATCCTGGCTGCACTGAAGATGACTGTGTTCCTATTCTAGAGAAAGTGAGTGGGTTAACGTATAATCAGGATTTCTTCTGTGGTTATTCGCCCGAGCGGATTAATCCGGGGGATAAAGAACATAGAGTCAATACCATAAAAAAGGTAACCAGTGGCAGTACGCCTGAAGTAGCTGAGCAGATAGACCAATTGTACGCCTCTATAATTACGGCGGGTACGCACAAAGCATCTTCTATCCGGGTGGCGGAAGCCGCTAAGGTTATTGAAAATGCTCAACGCGATATTAATATTGCATTTGTTAATGAGTTAGCCCTGATTTTTGATCGTTTAAACATAGATACCAAGGAGGTATTGGAGGCAGCCGGAACTAAGTGGAATTTTTTACCATTTCGTCCGGGTTTGGTCGGTGGGCATTGCATTGGGGTTGACCCATTTTACTTAACCCATAAAGCCGAAAGTGTGGGCTACCATCCCCAAGTGATTTTGGCAGGGCGGCGCATCAATGATAATATGGGTATTTTTGTGGCGAATAAACTAGTGAAGCTACTATCACAAAAAGGAAGTGCCATCCGCGATGCTAACGTGCTGATGCTAGGAATTACCTTTAAGGAGAACTGTCCTGATATTCGGAATAGCCGGGTGATTGATATCATTCGGGAGTTGCAGAGTTTCGGAATTAATGTAGAAGTGTATGACCTGTTGGCTGATAATGAGGAAGTTCTCCACGAATATGGCTTATCGCTTGTAGAAAATTTGCAAGATACCTACGATGGCATTGTGATTGCTGTAGGTCATGAAGCTTTCCAGGAGATAGACTGGGCAAAATATAGAGAGAGTGGTGCGGTTATTTACGACGTTAAGAGTTTTTTAAATAAAGAGTTGGTTGACAACCGATTATAG